Proteins encoded in a region of the Malaciobacter mytili LMG 24559 genome:
- a CDS encoding oxygen-binding di-iron domain-containing protein, which yields MSNLIDTYKNYEIDLEKVTCLFKKDNYEIFWLGIDNETAFRCNVYLIKSGNEAIIVDPGSRAFFEVVKKRALQVVKLEEIKAIIVCHQDPDVCASMIDWLEILPNLKVITTERTNVLLPHYGKDDYEFFNINTCKKYIFKSGEELEFIEAPFLHFSGAFATYDKTSNFLFSGDIWAALDVDWELVVSDFDKHISNMNLFHIDYMASNLATRGFVNKIKDKKIEAILPQHGSIINSDYVQEALTYLKELKCGLDIIYGDISGCK from the coding sequence ATGTCAAATTTAATAGATACATATAAAAATTATGAAATTGATTTAGAAAAAGTAACTTGTTTATTTAAAAAAGATAATTATGAAATCTTTTGGCTGGGAATAGATAATGAAACAGCTTTTAGATGCAATGTTTATTTAATTAAAAGTGGTAATGAAGCTATTATTGTAGACCCAGGAAGTAGAGCTTTTTTTGAAGTTGTAAAAAAAAGAGCCTTACAAGTTGTAAAACTTGAAGAGATTAAAGCAATAATCGTATGTCATCAAGACCCTGATGTTTGTGCATCAATGATTGATTGGTTAGAAATTCTTCCTAACTTAAAAGTTATAACAACAGAAAGAACAAATGTTTTATTACCCCATTATGGAAAAGATGATTATGAGTTTTTTAATATAAATACATGTAAAAAATATATTTTTAAATCTGGAGAAGAATTAGAGTTTATAGAAGCTCCTTTTTTACATTTTTCAGGAGCTTTTGCCACATATGATAAAACTTCAAATTTTCTATTCTCAGGAGATATTTGGGCAGCACTTGATGTTGATTGGGAATTAGTTGTAAGTGATTTTGATAAACATATTTCTAATATGAATTTATTTCATATAGATTATATGGCATCAAATTTGGCCACAAGAGGGTTTGTAAATAAAATCAAAGATAAAAAAATCGAAGCTATTTTGCCTCAACATGGTTCAATTATAAATAGTGATTATGTTCAAGAGGCTTTAACATATCTAAAAGAGTTAAAATGTGGACTAGATATTATATATGGAGATATAAGTGGTTGCAAATGA
- the gatC gene encoding Asp-tRNA(Asn)/Glu-tRNA(Gln) amidotransferase subunit GatC, translated as MTVDDKLIEKLAKLSSLEIDDSRKEKLKSELADIINFVENLNEIDVSNIDATFNTVEGGTPLREDISTQDLQRAKHILEHAPKSEDGYFIVPKIIE; from the coding sequence ATGACAGTTGATGATAAATTAATTGAAAAATTAGCAAAACTATCTAGCTTAGAAATTGATGATTCAAGAAAAGAAAAACTTAAATCTGAACTTGCAGATATTATTAACTTTGTAGAAAATTTAAATGAAATTGATGTAAGTAATATTGATGCAACATTTAATACTGTTGAAGGTGGGACACCTTTAAGAGAAGATATTTCTACTCAAGACCTACAAAGAGCTAAACATATTTTAGAACATGCTCCAAAATCAGAAGATGGTTATTTTATAGTTCCAAAAATCATTGAGTAA
- a CDS encoding arsenate reductase family protein translates to MIIVYGIKNCDSVKKALKFFKENNLEIEFFDLKKEQPSNEKIKSWVEKSSIDKVFNNKGTTYRTLKLKDLNLDENGKFEWLCKETMLIKRPIIEFENSVIVGFNEEEYKSIFI, encoded by the coding sequence ATGATTATAGTTTATGGTATAAAAAACTGCGATAGCGTAAAAAAAGCTCTTAAGTTTTTTAAAGAAAACAATCTTGAAATTGAATTCTTTGATTTAAAAAAAGAGCAACCTTCAAATGAAAAAATAAAAAGCTGGGTAGAAAAAAGTTCTATTGATAAAGTATTTAACAATAAAGGCACAACTTATAGAACTTTAAAATTAAAAGATTTAAACTTAGATGAAAATGGTAAGTTTGAATGGCTTTGTAAAGAAACAATGCTTATAAAAAGACCTATTATTGAGTTTGAAAATAGTGTTATTGTAGGCTTTAACGAAGAAGAGTATAAATCAATATTTATATAA